The proteins below come from a single Acidobacteriota bacterium genomic window:
- the larC gene encoding nickel pincer cofactor biosynthesis protein LarC — MNLAYLDCSSGISGDMFLAALLDAGVELVRLRAELAKIDLGPYEFTQSRVVRGGLAGNRVDIVTPGKQPHRHLSHIEKLIGAAAIGDAVKQKSLQVFRRLGEAEAKLHNQPVEKIHFHEVGAVDAILDIVGVCLGLAMLGNPELVCSPLNVGGGRVEAAHGTLPVPAPATAELLKQIPVYSSGVESELVTPTGAALVATLAKGFGPVPAMKVECIGYGAGTRDFPAHPNIVRLMLGEKAESAGIVPGRTGDETVLVIEANIDDMNPQLYGYFAEKALAAGALDVTCTPVQMKKNRPGLLVSILAKPELENALSRLLFAETTTIGLRICEARRKVLDREEVKVETAYGAVRMKVARLAGKIVNAAPEFEDCRRLADEKSVPLKEVMQAAQAAWLKLKD; from the coding sequence CCGCCTGCGGGCGGAGCTTGCAAAAATTGACCTGGGGCCTTATGAATTCACGCAAAGCCGCGTGGTGCGGGGAGGGCTGGCTGGCAATCGTGTGGATATCGTGACGCCTGGCAAGCAGCCGCACCGCCATCTGAGCCACATTGAGAAACTGATTGGGGCTGCAGCAATTGGCGACGCCGTAAAGCAGAAGTCGCTTCAGGTTTTCCGGCGGCTGGGCGAGGCGGAGGCGAAGCTCCATAACCAGCCGGTTGAAAAGATCCACTTTCACGAAGTCGGGGCGGTGGACGCCATCCTCGACATCGTGGGCGTTTGCTTGGGGCTCGCCATGCTGGGAAACCCGGAACTGGTCTGCTCGCCTCTGAACGTGGGGGGCGGACGGGTCGAGGCGGCGCACGGCACATTGCCAGTTCCTGCCCCTGCCACGGCGGAGCTTCTGAAGCAAATTCCGGTTTACTCTTCGGGTGTTGAAAGCGAACTCGTCACGCCAACGGGCGCAGCGCTGGTTGCAACGCTGGCAAAGGGTTTCGGGCCTGTTCCGGCCATGAAAGTGGAGTGCATCGGTTATGGCGCGGGCACAAGAGATTTCCCCGCGCACCCCAACATTGTGCGTCTGATGCTGGGCGAGAAAGCTGAGAGCGCCGGAATCGTACCGGGCCGAACGGGCGATGAAACGGTCCTGGTGATTGAGGCCAACATCGACGATATGAATCCGCAGCTCTACGGCTATTTTGCGGAAAAGGCGCTTGCCGCCGGGGCGCTCGACGTGACGTGCACGCCAGTCCAGATGAAGAAGAACCGGCCGGGCCTGTTGGTCAGCATTCTTGCGAAGCCGGAACTCGAAAACGCGCTTTCCCGGCTGCTGTTTGCTGAAACCACCACGATCGGCTTGCGCATTTGCGAAGCACGCCGCAAGGTGCTGGACCGCGAAGAGGTGAAAGTTGAAACTGCGTATGGTGCAGTGAGGATGAAAGTGGCGCGGCTGGCAGGCAAGATTGTGAACGCGGCCCCGGAATTCGAAGATTGCAGGCGCCTGGCCGATGAGAAGTCCGTGCCGCTGAAGGAAGTGATGCAGGCGGCGCAGGCGGCCTGGTTGAAATTGAAAGATTGA
- the metG gene encoding methionine--tRNA ligase, protein MSKFYLTTPIYYPNARPHVGSAYTTIVCDVIARYKRMCGYDVAFLTGTDEHGEKLRRAAEEGGKSPAEFVAEKRKLFTSLWQSLGIPQYSQENPAGYRFVHTSQNPEHVKSVHWMLRRASEAGCIEKKKYEGRYCIFDERYVSDGTDPVNCDICGRPAELISEENYFFKLHDFEKRLLDLYERQPGFVQPDYRMNEVKSFVKGGLRDISISRKRLKWGIPWPDDPEQVVYVWYDALTSYLTGIGFRGLDEIGPDSDFQKYWMADDAAVVHMIGKDIIRFHAIYWPAFLMAAGLPLPKTIFAHGWIYYEQDKMSKSKGNVVYPEPIVDALDSFGAPGNDALRYYLLRDTPFGQDASFSYDGLVQRYNSDLANGLGNLASRTLAMVLKYCDGTVPDFSDFKKKGGPGWDEGLRWDNFARDVSKHYDTFNLSSALEKIGEVISHYGDQFLTFHQPWKKADNPENRYLIDGVLYIALEAVRAATVLAHPVIPDATQKIWNQLGCEGYLGKLENQRIDQLKWGELKPCSKVSKPEPIFPRLDKAEAVARLQEFAEADRKGHQAAPVKEKTVETPSGEKPAITEQAPAEAAVAPAATPASEKISIEDFAKVEMRVGEIISAEPIPKADKLLKLQVDIGTEVRQVCAGIAEHYQPEQLVGMKVILVTNLQPRKLRGVESNGMIVAASVGERGRPVLATFKEDVPKGAKLR, encoded by the coding sequence ATGAGCAAATTTTATTTAACCACTCCGATCTACTACCCCAACGCCCGGCCGCACGTGGGCTCAGCTTACACGACTATCGTTTGTGATGTGATCGCCCGTTACAAGCGCATGTGCGGCTATGACGTCGCATTTCTAACTGGCACTGATGAGCATGGTGAAAAACTTCGCCGAGCGGCCGAAGAAGGCGGGAAGTCGCCCGCCGAATTCGTCGCTGAGAAGCGCAAGTTGTTTACGTCGCTTTGGCAATCGCTCGGAATTCCGCAATACAGCCAGGAAAACCCCGCAGGATATCGTTTTGTCCACACCTCGCAGAACCCTGAACACGTCAAGTCCGTTCACTGGATGTTACGCCGGGCCAGTGAAGCTGGATGCATTGAAAAGAAGAAATATGAAGGCCGCTACTGTATCTTCGACGAGCGCTACGTTTCTGACGGTACTGATCCGGTCAACTGCGACATCTGTGGTCGCCCTGCGGAACTGATCAGCGAGGAAAATTATTTTTTCAAGCTCCATGACTTTGAGAAACGTCTGCTGGACCTCTATGAAAGGCAACCAGGCTTCGTTCAGCCCGACTATCGGATGAATGAAGTAAAGAGCTTCGTCAAGGGAGGCCTGCGCGACATTTCCATCAGCCGTAAGAGGCTTAAGTGGGGCATTCCCTGGCCTGACGATCCCGAGCAGGTGGTGTACGTCTGGTACGACGCACTCACAAGTTATTTGACCGGCATCGGTTTCCGGGGGTTGGACGAGATCGGCCCAGATTCGGATTTTCAAAAATATTGGATGGCCGATGATGCCGCAGTCGTCCACATGATCGGCAAAGACATCATTCGCTTTCACGCCATTTACTGGCCGGCGTTCCTGATGGCTGCCGGTTTGCCGCTGCCCAAAACAATCTTCGCGCACGGCTGGATCTATTACGAGCAGGACAAGATGTCGAAATCGAAAGGCAACGTGGTTTACCCTGAGCCGATCGTGGACGCGCTCGATTCCTTCGGCGCGCCCGGCAATGACGCCTTGCGCTACTACCTGCTGCGCGATACGCCCTTCGGCCAGGACGCCAGCTTTTCGTACGACGGGCTGGTGCAGCGCTATAACTCGGATTTGGCGAACGGCCTCGGCAATCTGGCAAGCCGCACGCTGGCGATGGTTCTGAAATATTGCGACGGCACGGTTCCTGACTTCTCAGATTTCAAGAAAAAGGGAGGTCCAGGCTGGGACGAAGGGTTGAGGTGGGACAACTTTGCTCGCGATGTTTCTAAACACTACGACACATTCAATCTCTCATCCGCGCTTGAAAAAATCGGAGAGGTGATCTCTCATTATGGTGACCAGTTCCTTACGTTTCACCAGCCATGGAAAAAGGCCGACAATCCGGAGAATAGATACCTCATCGATGGTGTGTTGTATATAGCGCTCGAAGCGGTGCGAGCCGCCACCGTGCTCGCTCATCCCGTAATTCCTGACGCAACTCAGAAAATCTGGAATCAACTCGGCTGCGAGGGGTATCTCGGTAAGCTTGAAAATCAGCGTATCGATCAACTCAAGTGGGGCGAACTCAAGCCCTGTTCCAAGGTCAGCAAGCCTGAACCCATTTTCCCCCGTCTTGACAAGGCCGAGGCTGTAGCCAGGCTGCAAGAGTTTGCCGAGGCGGACCGCAAAGGACATCAGGCGGCGCCTGTAAAGGAGAAAACTGTGGAAACGCCATCAGGAGAAAAACCAGCTATCACGGAACAGGCTCCGGCCGAGGCGGCAGTCGCACCCGCCGCCACGCCTGCGAGCGAGAAGATATCGATTGAAGATTTTGCCAAAGTGGAGATGCGTGTGGGTGAAATCATCTCTGCCGAGCCCATCCCAAAAGCAGACAAGTTGTTGAAACTTCAAGTGGATATTGGCACGGAGGTGCGCCAGGTGTGCGCGGGCATCGCAGAGCATTACCAGCCCGAACAACTGGTGGGCATGAAGGTTATCCTTGTAACGAACCTGCAGCCGCGCAAGCTTCGCGGCGTGGAATCGAACGGCATGATTGTGGCCGCCTCCGTGGGTGAGCGAGGCCGTCCGGTGCTGGCCACTTTCAAAGAAGACGTTCCCAAGGGGGCGAAGCTTAGATAA
- a CDS encoding TatD family deoxyribonuclease — MDQFFVDSHCHLDDARFDVDREEVIERAHGAGVRYLLTVSGSSGPDQLASGVPIAARYDWIYTTAGIHPHEAKGAEERHFEMLRRAADEEKVVAIGEIGLDYFYDHSPRETQQQVLVRQLQIAREAELPVVIHCRDAWRDLGEIIARHWAGSGLGGILHCFTGSREEAFKFLDWGFMISFAGNVTFSKAEDLRAVAREVPLDRLLTETDSPYLTPVPNRGKRNEPVFVLDVAWQLAELRGMSQGEMGALAGRNFVKFLGLG, encoded by the coding sequence ATGGATCAATTCTTTGTTGATTCACATTGCCATCTTGACGATGCGCGATTCGATGTTGACCGGGAGGAAGTGATCGAACGGGCGCATGGAGCAGGCGTCCGTTACCTTTTGACGGTGAGCGGCAGCAGCGGCCCGGACCAGCTTGCTTCCGGGGTTCCCATTGCCGCGCGTTACGACTGGATATACACAACGGCTGGCATCCATCCGCATGAAGCGAAAGGCGCAGAAGAAAGGCATTTTGAAATGCTGCGCCGGGCAGCCGATGAAGAGAAAGTGGTTGCCATCGGCGAGATTGGGCTTGATTATTTCTATGACCATTCGCCGCGCGAAACCCAGCAGCAGGTTCTGGTTCGGCAGTTGCAAATTGCCCGCGAGGCCGAGCTGCCGGTAGTCATCCATTGCCGTGACGCCTGGCGTGATCTCGGTGAAATTATTGCCCGGCACTGGGCTGGTTCTGGCCTCGGCGGCATTCTCCATTGCTTTACGGGAAGCCGTGAGGAAGCTTTCAAATTTCTCGACTGGGGTTTTATGATTTCCTTCGCCGGCAACGTGACCTTCAGCAAGGCGGAGGACTTGCGGGCGGTGGCGCGGGAGGTGCCTCTCGACCGCCTGCTGACTGAAACGGACAGCCCTTATCTCACTCCAGTGCCGAACCGTGGCAAGCGGAATGAACCGGTTTTTGTCCTCGATGTGGCGTGGCAGTTGGCGGAACTTCGCGGCATGAGCCAGGGGGAGATGGGAGCTCTGGCAGGGCGTAATTTCGTGAAATTTCTAGGGCTTGGGTGA
- a CDS encoding polyprenyl synthetase family protein, giving the protein MKVAADNQRLVTPRPLTVKEVFDLVREDLEKVEKEFCHQTVSSIEAITEIGQYLQVSGGKRLRPVLVLLASKLFGFEGDPAIRMGAAYEMIHSATLVHDDVIDRAETRRGQPSINSRWGNHMSVLAGDWLYMQAFSIALAERNFKILDLLIGLTQVMVEGELLQLAYLRKTDLTEHDYFELTYRKTACLFSACLRTGALLADRPEEEENLLASYGINLGLAFQLIDDVLDFTSSEKKLGKPVGNDLREGKVTLPLIYLLQMCPPADAKKISRIFDEGGFENVAFAEVLEMVEHYGALDAARKKAREFADEAKRCLRVFPDSIYKDALAYLPDFIIARES; this is encoded by the coding sequence ATGAAGGTGGCAGCAGACAATCAACGCTTAGTAACGCCAAGACCTCTGACCGTCAAAGAAGTCTTTGACCTGGTGCGGGAAGACCTTGAGAAGGTGGAAAAGGAGTTCTGCCACCAGACGGTCTCCAGCATCGAGGCCATTACCGAGATCGGCCAGTATCTGCAGGTGAGCGGTGGAAAGCGGTTGAGGCCTGTCCTGGTGCTGCTGGCCAGCAAGCTGTTTGGTTTTGAAGGCGACCCCGCCATTCGTATGGGTGCTGCCTATGAGATGATCCATAGCGCCACGCTTGTCCACGACGATGTTATTGACAGGGCAGAAACCCGCCGCGGCCAGCCCTCCATCAATTCCCGCTGGGGCAATCACATGAGCGTGCTGGCTGGTGACTGGCTCTACATGCAGGCATTCAGCATCGCCCTGGCCGAGCGAAACTTTAAGATTCTCGACCTGCTGATCGGGCTCACCCAGGTGATGGTGGAAGGGGAGCTGCTCCAGCTGGCTTACCTCCGCAAGACGGATTTGACGGAGCACGACTACTTTGAGCTGACTTATCGCAAGACCGCCTGCCTGTTCTCAGCCTGCCTGCGAACGGGCGCCCTGCTTGCCGACCGGCCGGAGGAAGAGGAGAACCTCCTGGCCTCCTACGGCATAAACCTTGGCCTGGCTTTCCAGTTGATCGATGACGTTCTCGACTTCACGTCTTCTGAAAAGAAACTCGGAAAGCCCGTCGGCAATGACCTGCGTGAAGGCAAAGTGACCCTTCCACTCATTTATCTTCTGCAGATGTGCCCTCCAGCGGACGCAAAGAAGATTTCCCGCATTTTTGATGAGGGTGGATTTGAAAATGTGGCGTTTGCGGAAGTCCTGGAAATGGTGGAGCATTATGGTGCCCTGGACGCGGCCCGGAAGAAGGCAAGGGAATTTGCCGACGAGGCCAAACGTTGCCTTCGCGTCTTCCCGGATTCCATTTATAAAGACGCATTGGCTTACCTGCCAGATTTTATCATTGCGCGAGAATCCTGA
- the cyaB gene encoding class IV adenylate cyclase — MPHEVPREIEIKLKVEDPRALRKKLKECGFVVVERRHFESNLVFDFRNSRLRNSCSMLRLRNKANRHILTFKGPPQPSDSYKIRPEIEMEIPDSEALQQVLKALGLRSTFRYEKYRTTYAEKGRRKAAGSPLLVFDETPIGPYIELEGPSGWIDRKALRLGYRKADYIKATYGDLYKKQCLRKGIKPKDMVFSSSKS; from the coding sequence ATGCCGCATGAAGTTCCCCGTGAAATTGAGATCAAGCTGAAAGTCGAAGACCCGCGCGCGCTGAGAAAAAAACTCAAAGAATGCGGCTTCGTAGTGGTTGAGCGGCGACACTTCGAGAGCAACCTTGTTTTTGATTTCCGAAACTCTCGCCTGCGAAACTCCTGTTCAATGCTGCGCCTGCGGAATAAAGCGAACCGCCATATCCTGACCTTCAAAGGGCCGCCGCAGCCCTCCGATTCGTATAAAATCCGACCCGAAATTGAGATGGAAATCCCTGACAGCGAAGCTTTGCAGCAGGTCCTGAAAGCCCTGGGTTTGCGTTCTACCTTCCGCTACGAGAAATACCGCACCACCTACGCTGAGAAAGGCCGGCGCAAGGCGGCAGGCTCGCCGTTGCTTGTCTTTGATGAAACACCTATCGGCCCTTACATTGAGCTGGAGGGCCCCTCAGGATGGATTGACCGGAAGGCCTTGCGGCTGGGATACCGGAAAGCGGATTACATCAAAGCGACCTACGGAGATCTATACAAAAAACAATGCCTAAGGAAAGGCATCAAACCGAAAGATATGGTATTCTCCAGCAGTAAATCTTGA
- a CDS encoding twin-arginine translocase TatA/TatE family subunit — protein MEGLLQPTHLFFILLIVLIIFGPGKLPDLGRGLGKGIREFKDAVKGGIDKATDKAEEEKKA, from the coding sequence ATGGAAGGTTTGCTTCAACCAACCCATTTGTTTTTTATCCTGCTGATCGTTCTGATCATCTTCGGGCCCGGAAAGTTGCCTGATCTTGGTCGGGGTTTGGGCAAAGGTATTAGAGAATTCAAGGACGCCGTTAAAGGCGGGATAGATAAGGCAACGGATAAAGCCGAAGAAGAAAAGAAAGCGTGA